In the Alkaliphilus flagellatus genome, one interval contains:
- a CDS encoding DUF4349 domain-containing protein — MRIKKAVVVPIISLLALVFVAFLFNVNNLSISKTSMENSVADMAIGSYPEMAAIEDEKLDFVSDNGRVEPSKVITNVHISLETIEFGSTTDNLNEIINKNKGYIEDSSISHNNYINNRIYKYAQYTIRVPKESMDSFINEISSIGNIVSQSTSKQDITKQYYDTESRLNVLKIKEERILTLLEKAEKIEDIIAIENQLSEIIYQKENLTKSILDMDDKVSYSTVSINISEVEKLTSGVTTETTFATKIANAFRDSLYFFKVVLEKFLITFIYVLPYFLIIGVIGILVYKFVRKKGK, encoded by the coding sequence GTGAGAATTAAAAAAGCAGTAGTAGTACCTATTATCAGTCTTTTAGCGCTTGTTTTCGTAGCATTTCTATTTAATGTAAATAATCTCAGTATAAGCAAAACATCCATGGAAAATAGTGTCGCTGATATGGCTATTGGTTCTTATCCTGAAATGGCTGCTATTGAAGATGAAAAGTTAGATTTTGTTTCCGATAATGGCAGAGTTGAGCCTTCAAAGGTAATTACAAATGTACATATTTCTCTGGAAACTATAGAGTTTGGTTCTACTACTGATAATCTGAATGAGATTATTAATAAGAACAAGGGGTATATAGAAGATTCAAGTATATCGCATAATAATTATATAAATAACAGGATTTATAAATATGCTCAGTACACTATAAGAGTACCTAAGGAAAGTATGGATAGTTTTATTAATGAAATAAGTTCTATAGGCAATATAGTTTCTCAAAGTACTTCAAAACAAGACATTACAAAGCAATATTATGATACTGAAAGCAGATTAAATGTATTAAAAATTAAAGAAGAGAGAATACTTACCCTTCTTGAAAAAGCTGAGAAAATAGAAGATATTATTGCTATAGAAAATCAATTAAGTGAAATTATTTACCAAAAGGAAAACTTAACTAAGAGCATATTAGATATGGACGACAAGGTTTCTTATAGTACAGTATCTATAAATATATCTGAGGTTGAAAAGCTTACAAGTGGTGTTACTACAGAAACAACCTTCGCAACCAAGATTGCTAATGCTTTTCGTGATTCTTTATATTTCTTCAAAGTAGTATTAGAGAAATTCCTTATTACATTTATATACGTTCTACCTTATTTTTTAATTATTGGTGTAATAGGAATTTTAGTTTATAAGTTTGTTAGAAAGAAGGGTAAATAA
- a CDS encoding CZB domain-containing protein: MEGIRIAADEINHAMEASSSDAERLSYMTQSIHNDAVKSVEFAGQISQVDDNLSAIVSYMFEGLKGGSNAVTNEELQNVIEKAMKSHTEWIKGLNQIVTEMRAYPLQTNSKKCAFGHFYHAIKVEHPEILDDWNLIDGIHHEFHGIGDKVIAAVKQGNEKNAIQLYKKAEELSGQMLNTLKKVDEKIDQLITKNIRVF, from the coding sequence ATGGAAGGTATTAGGATTGCAGCTGATGAAATTAATCATGCTATGGAAGCTTCTAGTAGTGATGCAGAAAGACTTAGCTATATGACTCAAAGCATACATAATGACGCGGTGAAGAGTGTGGAGTTTGCTGGACAAATATCTCAGGTAGACGACAATCTTTCTGCAATAGTAAGTTACATGTTTGAGGGACTAAAGGGTGGAAGTAATGCAGTTACAAATGAAGAGCTACAAAATGTTATTGAAAAAGCTATGAAATCCCATACTGAGTGGATAAAAGGACTTAATCAAATTGTAACTGAAATGCGTGCATATCCACTACAAACTAATTCAAAAAAATGTGCATTTGGCCATTTCTATCATGCTATTAAAGTAGAACATCCTGAAATTTTAGATGATTGGAATCTAATAGATGGAATTCATCATGAATTTCATGGCATAGGAGACAAAGTAATAGCTGCTGTTAAACAAGGAAATGAAAAAAATGCTATACAACTTTATAAAAAGGCTGAGGAGCTTTCTGGTCAAATGCTGAATACTTTAAAAAAAGTTGATGAAAAAATAGATCAGCTTATTACTAAAAATATACGTGTTTTTTAG
- a CDS encoding ABC transporter ATP-binding protein: protein MKKIIEIKNLHKTFVLETGQRVHALKDISLDIYEQEFICLIGPSGSGKSTLLRLMEGLIFPTKGTINVLDKPVTGPLAQAGMVFQEYSLMPWRNIIDNVAFGLELRGIAKKERYETSKEILERFGLIDFLHSFPYELSGGMKQRAAIAKSIATSPLILFMDEPFGALDAYTRFQMQEDLIKFWLEEKRTIIFVTHSVEEAIFLGTKVILMSPRPGEIAKEYSINLPYPRNRFNTNFENYFKDIMKNMNVVSITHSY from the coding sequence GTGAAAAAAATAATTGAAATAAAAAATTTACACAAAACATTTGTTTTAGAAACTGGACAACGTGTACATGCACTAAAAGATATAAGCCTTGATATATACGAGCAAGAATTTATTTGTCTAATTGGACCTAGTGGTTCTGGAAAATCAACCCTACTTCGTCTTATGGAAGGACTTATATTCCCCACTAAAGGCACTATAAATGTACTTGATAAACCTGTAACAGGTCCACTTGCACAGGCAGGAATGGTTTTTCAAGAGTATTCTCTAATGCCATGGCGAAATATTATAGATAACGTAGCCTTTGGTCTAGAACTTCGAGGAATTGCAAAAAAGGAAAGGTATGAAACTTCTAAAGAAATATTAGAACGTTTTGGACTTATAGACTTTTTACATAGCTTTCCCTACGAGCTTTCTGGTGGAATGAAGCAAAGAGCTGCCATCGCAAAATCTATAGCTACATCCCCCCTTATACTATTTATGGACGAGCCCTTTGGTGCATTAGATGCTTATACTAGGTTTCAAATGCAAGAAGACCTTATAAAGTTTTGGCTAGAAGAAAAAAGGACAATTATATTTGTTACCCACAGCGTTGAGGAGGCTATTTTCCTTGGTACTAAAGTAATTTTAATGAGCCCTAGACCTGGCGAAATAGCTAAAGAATATAGTATAAACCTCCCGTATCCAAGAAATAGATTTAATACAAACTTTGAAAATTACTTTAAAGATATAATGAAAAACATGAATGTGGTAAGTATTACACATAGTTATTAA